CGTGTGGCCGTATAATACCTTTCTTTCGGGAATACCCCTTGCCCTTGCTGCCATTATGTAGTCGTCCTGAAGAACTCCAAGGACTATGTTTCGTGTAAGAAAGGCGCGCCCCCAGAATCCAATAACAACAAGTGTAAGTACCGGCAGAGCAAGATGATAAAGAAGGTCGAAGAAATATGATATGCCTTCTGGAGGGGGTGTGGAATGCAGCCCGCCAGAAGGAAAGATCTTCACTCCGTAGGCAAAGAACATGATCATGATCATCCCCAACCACCAGGAGGGCATGCCAAAAACCACCATGGTTCCAACTGAAGTGCTTTTGTCCAAGACTCCGCCGGCCTTTTGAGCCTTTTTCAGTCCCAGAAGAAGACCTAGAAAAATGTCTACGAGCATCGCTACGGAAAAGAGTAGAAGAGTCTTGGGAATTGCTTCTGAAACGACATCCCACACACTTCTGCTGCCTTTTGAAGACCTAATTATCGTGGAATTTCCGAGATTCAGAGTTAACGTGTCCCATGTTCTCCACATTATTCTCTCAGCAACAGGTTTGCTCAGGCGATAAAGAGAATATAGATCGTTTCTCCGATTTATGACGTAGTTCTCAAGTTGACTTTCATTGAGACTCGTCATTCGCATCGTCTCGCCCCTGATTTGCTCTTCGATCTGCGCTCTCAACGTCTGTTCCATGACAGTATTGAATAGAGCCGAAAAAATGAAGATCAGAATTGCATACATCAATAGTCCGTATAGAACTCTTTTGATTGCATATTTCCAGTACATAACTCACCTCGACAAACGGATGAATTCTTCTGTTGATTCTTTCATGAAATATGGTCCGATTTGGTCTGCTCTTGAGCCCCTGTTGGACAATCAATCAAATCTCTATAGCTTTGACAACTTTCTTCGCTAGCTCTGACACCTGGCTTTTTTCAGGCGGCACTGACAGTCTTAGGAAAGGGTTTAAAACGACACGATAGGGGAAAAACGCATCTGCAACATTTGCTATTCTTAATGGCCAAACTGTATTGCAGGATCACAAAAAACATTGGGAAGCTCTGATTACTCAGAACAATTATATACTTAAGGACTGATATTTGATTAGCTCGCGCGATATAATCTAGGAAACCAAACTTGCGGAGGTAATAAATTTGTCCTACTTCAATGCAGAAACAATTAGGCGTTTCACATGGTTCAACGAGCCAGAACATTGGGAATTGGAGGACGGGAATCTGATCGTCAGGCCAGATTCTCCGACAGATTTCTGGCAGCGAACACATTATGGGTTTCGAAATGACAACGGGCATTTTCTGTTTCTTTCTCTCGCAGGCGATTTTTCTCTGGTTGTCGGAGCCAAATTCTCTCCTGCGAACCAGTATGATCAGGCTGGAGTTATGGTAAGAGTCTCTCCTTCTTGTTGGCTTAAGAGTTCTGTTGAATTCGAGGGGTCTTATCCTGCCCGACTGGGAGCCGTTGTAACTAATTCAGGTTACTCGGACTGGTCAACTCAAAATGTTCCGGCTGAGACGAAAAGCCTAAGAGTACGAGTTGACAGGAAAGGTCCCGATTATTCCGTTTATGCTTGGCAGAACGAATGGGTTCAATTAAGACTTGCAAGGTTACTGGAAGACGACGGGAAGCTTCCTGTTATGGTAGGGCCATACTGCTGCAGCCCAAAAGGTAGCGGTTATAGAGTGGTTTTTGAAGAGATTTCACTACAGTCTCAATGATTGCTTGACAGAGGTGAACACCGTCGGTCGTTTTGTGAAAGACTTTTCCTGCGTTGCTTACAAGCGCTTTTGTGCTATTTGGTATTACTTTATTGAAGTGGTACTCTCGAATGATTCATGGTTTCATTTGTCTGTATGGTGATCGTGAAAGTGCCCACAGGCTGTTCATTAGATTCATTCTCAATATAGTAAAACTCAAGTTGAGATTCTCCGAGTTCGGTGGGTCTCAAGCGGAATACAGAATACGAGACTTTCGAATACTCTTCTTCATAGGGTTCTTGAATAAGATGAAATTTCGTATTCGAAGGAGAGATTTTCCATTCGCCATCCGTGGCAAGGGCCTTCTTAAGCTTTATTATTATGGTCTGATTGTTTCCAATTTCAATTTCTCTCCCATTATCTGAGTCCTGAATGATGGCAACTTCCCTAAATGGCTCGGTAACGATCAATGTGGCTTCGAAGGTTTTTTCAGGGGGCACGTCGTCCCATGGGCTTCCGTAGGCAAATTCTAGAGTAGCCTCTCCGTAGTTCATTCCTTCAAAGTAGTAGACCTTCTCAATCTTTCTTGCCAGACCTGAAGAGTCTTCAAAGACTCTACTTTCACTTTCCTTAGGCTGCCGAACTATCCCAGGAGTTGTCAACGCTATACGCCAGCTGAGGTTGGAACTGACTGTAGATTCGAGAACTACTTCGATTGGTTCATTAAGCCCAACAATGAAAGTCTTTCCCGAGTCTGACGCATGGATGATAAGGGGGTCAACAAAATACTCCTCAACCTGAACAAGCATAGAACAGCTTTTCATTGGAACAATGTCCCATGAAGAACCAAAGGAAAAGACTAGAGGAGAAGACCCTGAGCCAACGACTCTGAAGCCGAAGACATCATAGCCGCTACCGGCTTCTTTCGGTTCTTCATAAAATGGATCCGAAATGAGTCTCAGTACATCTTCATCGAAGCTTTCCACCCTCCAGAAGTAGCCGGCACCTGGATTTGAAGGAAGCATAACAGTAAAGTCATCCCCAACTTGCATGACCAGGGTTCTTTCCGAGTCTTGTAGCCTGAAAATTCTTTCGCCAGGTGTCTCCGAAAGGACTTCACAGTGGGCCTCGTTTCTTAAATCGCTTTCTGCGGCCTCCTCTACCCTTCTGTGAAAATCCTCGACAATCGATTTGAAGGCAGTGGGCTCTTCAATCATTGGAAAGTTTCCACTGTTCATAAAGGTAACAAATTCACTTTCGAGGGCCCCTACTTGATAGGTCGCTGTGTGAACAACACCTGGAAAACTCTCCAGTCCGGCACAGACCAGAACAGGTACATTTATATCGGGGAGTCCGCAAGATAAGTCAAAGCCACGCAGTACTCCGTTTATGAAGGTTGAATCATCACCCCAGAAGAGATTATATGTATCCATGTTAATCGAATTCTTAGCGATCGAGGACTCTCTTTCAGGCTCGGAAGAACTGCCAAACAAGAGCTCAAACTTGTCAAGATCTTTCACCGACTCCTGG
The genomic region above belongs to Mesotoga infera and contains:
- a CDS encoding ABC transporter permease; translation: MYWKYAIKRVLYGLLMYAILIFIFSALFNTVMEQTLRAQIEEQIRGETMRMTSLNESQLENYVINRRNDLYSLYRLSKPVAERIMWRTWDTLTLNLGNSTIIRSSKGSRSVWDVVSEAIPKTLLLFSVAMLVDIFLGLLLGLKKAQKAGGVLDKSTSVGTMVVFGMPSWWLGMIMIMFFAYGVKIFPSGGLHSTPPPEGISYFFDLLYHLALPVLTLVVIGFWGRAFLTRNIVLGVLQDDYIMAARARGIPERKVLYGHT
- a CDS encoding alpha/beta fold hydrolase, which produces MGKNSDNNSIGVFRLGIALAVVLLFTSTVCLPYEGQILFNGNRIYYELEEAEGEFIVIVGDGPGLDSSYMKGAFNHGKFLRYDQLGSGMSQNLSSLDITFQYYISELAALIYTLNVDSFHLIGHGFGGAVAVGLALTNPPGLLSLVIVNPRLNYPAIDSALVEAVAQESVKDLDKFELLFGSSSEPERESSIAKNSINMDTYNLFWGDDSTFINGVLRGFDLSCGLPDINVPVLVCAGLESFPGVVHTATYQVGALESEFVTFMNSGNFPMIEEPTAFKSIVEDFHRRVEEAAESDLRNEAHCEVLSETPGERIFRLQDSERTLVMQVGDDFTVMLPSNPGAGYFWRVESFDEDVLRLISDPFYEEPKEAGSGYDVFGFRVVGSGSSPLVFSFGSSWDIVPMKSCSMLVQVEEYFVDPLIIHASDSGKTFIVGLNEPIEVVLESTVSSNLSWRIALTTPGIVRQPKESESRVFEDSSGLARKIEKVYYFEGMNYGEATLEFAYGSPWDDVPPEKTFEATLIVTEPFREVAIIQDSDNGREIEIGNNQTIIIKLKKALATDGEWKISPSNTKFHLIQEPYEEEYSKVSYSVFRLRPTELGESQLEFYYIENESNEQPVGTFTITIQTNETMNHSRVPLQ
- a CDS encoding DUF1349 domain-containing protein, which codes for MNLSYFNAETIRRFTWFNEPEHWELEDGNLIVRPDSPTDFWQRTHYGFRNDNGHFLFLSLAGDFSLVVGAKFSPANQYDQAGVMVRVSPSCWLKSSVEFEGSYPARLGAVVTNSGYSDWSTQNVPAETKSLRVRVDRKGPDYSVYAWQNEWVQLRLARLLEDDGKLPVMVGPYCCSPKGSGYRVVFEEISLQSQ